In Saccopteryx bilineata isolate mSacBil1 chromosome X, mSacBil1_pri_phased_curated, whole genome shotgun sequence, the genomic window ggctttgggagctctgaatagaaagggaagtgttttcccactgtgtgtatttctcacctgcggggtgcaagctaggattaaaggtaatggcccaccagttcttggctctgttgtttcattgcagtcggtctgaatcaaatgcgaacgtGCGCAGAgaaggcggctgtgatggtgggtgtggttactggctttactcTAATGATTTTACCTCCCCTAGATCTCATATAAAGTGAAGGGGCAAAGAGAAACAAGTATAGTGACTGAAAATGATGTGACTTGGAGACGGGAACACAGCTCATTTAATAGTTCAAGTACTATAGAGATGTATAACTGAAACCTATGAATTCTTAAGGATGAAtaccaccccattaaatttaattcctaaCTAAGAAAAAGAACTGTGGTGGGATGCTCAACCTGACAGGTCCTCCCTGAGATTCCTCAAGTGATGATATTTGGTTGAAATGGATGATTTAATGCCTCATTTACTCAAGGTTGGTTGGTTCTCAGAGGATGCCCTCAGGTGCCTAAATTGGGCGATGAGAGAAATCCTTTCCAGTAAGAGCCAAGCTCCCTGAGAACCAATAAGAGGAAATGAAGTTGACCTTATCTGACCAAACATGGTCTCCCTAGAGTGAGGCCTGCTGTAAGCATGTTTAGGTCCTAAGGCAGTTGGTTTCACAAAGCAACTGAATTCAGGATATAATTATACTCACGCTGATGTCATGATTTGTCCCTGTGTTGATCTAGGATTGTTCCTCTCAGTCTACGGTTTTCACTTCAGTGTTATGACTCAGGGAGATCTGTTAAATACTCCTGCCTTACATCAGTGCTTGAGGAAGATAGGCAGGATtgttgtgccccccccccccccccccccccccggtactGTGTGGCCAATTCCCAAAGCCCTCAAGGGACTCTCTGAAAGCTGGTATAAACATGAGATCCTCCTTCTGTTGAGGTGAGGTTCCCCTTCAACCTAATGTGTCACCTCCCAGAGATGGCCTGAGAAGTACTGAGTACGAcccttttgtttttccttattattattattattttttacatgagaggaagaaagatactGAGGTCAACTGCTACATTTGCCCTTACCAGGTTCGCCCCGGCAAACTTTTatgtgctatttttagcacctgagactaaCAGCtgcaacccagctatcctcagtgcctgggtacACTGCAACCCATCAAACCACTGACTgcggagaggaggggggagagaaggtagaggggggaagcagatggtcgccatTACTGCGTGCCCTAACTGGGAGTCGAACCTGTGACATTCATAAGCCctgcaacgctctatccactgaaccgcGACCAGAGCTGTGTACAACTCTTCATGGTGATATGCCCAAGTCTGCGAGACCTGCGAACAGGGCTGGGACTTTACGTGGCCCCCCGCACTCGGGGAGTGGACCTCCCTCCTCTCACAGTGTCACAACCCCATTCCTGTGGGCTGTGTTCCTTTGTGTGAATTGGGTTTCCTCCACTAAACTAAAGCCTTTAACTCTCTGAGTCCATCAGCAGAGGTAGCGAGGGATCCCTGAGTGCTGAGCCCTGGGCCGCATCTGCTGAGCTTGTTAGTTGTCGGCTGTAGCCCTCAACTCCGTAGTTACCTTGATGGCGGAAGTTCCTTCGCTTTTTTGTTTCCTTCGCCCGGCGCCTCCTGCAGCCGACTGCAGGGTGGCTCCCATGTACGCCCTTCTATGGAGGAAGGTCTGCTCTTAGTACCCAGGGCCCCCGTCCTCAACCCACTTCAGACCTGGATGTCCACCTACAAACCCGGGGCTACCGCCATATTGCCAGGCCTGCTCGCTAACACCTTCCAGGCCGAATTCAGTGTGGCCGCCCTGCTGGGGCCTCTGAGAGCCGGGGGCCTGGGAATAAGTGGGGGCGCACCTTCCTCATGTGTGGGTGTGGTTTCTGCAGAATCCACTGTGGGGTGCTTACCTAGACTCGAAGTCAATCCCGCGATTCCGCGATACCCGGCAACCCAACAACCGTTGGATGCAAGCGCGTGGAAAAAGGTCCTGGGCTCTTAGCCAAAAAGATGGGTCCTTTCAGGCAGGGCTGTCCACGGTGCCTGAGGGCTGAGAACCTGGCACCAAGTTTGGAAGGACTGAAATGGCTGGAGGCGGGAGGTCCTTTCCCGCCAGTTTTCCAGGATAGCTAAAGGCTGATATCCCAGTTTGTGGCTCATGGGAACCCACTGCTTGTCGTCGATGGGTCTTTTCAGGCAGGGCTGTCCAGGGTGCTGAGTGCGGCCCTCCCAAGGACCCCAATGGCTGAATTTAGGGGTCCTTTCTGATAGGGCAGTCCAGGGTGCCTGAGAGCTGAGAGCAGAGGATGGGCTCTGTGAGACCCCACTGGTTAGGAGTTCATGGTTCCTCTCTGGCTACTCTCTCTAACATGCCTGAGAGCTGAGGTCTGGCGGCAGTGTTTGAGGGACCCCATTtgttgggattctttttttttttttttttttttttttttaatttttccgaagctggaaacggagagacagtcagactcccgcatgcgccccaccgggatccacccggcacgcccaccagggggcgatgctctgctcatcctgggcgtcgccatgttgcgaccagagccactctagcgcctgaggcagagtccccagagccatccccagcgccggggccatctttgctccaatggagccttggctgagggaggggaagagagagacagagaggaaagggcagcggagcggtggagaagcaaatgggcgcttctcctgtgtgccctggccaggaatcgaacccgggtcctctgcacgctaggctgacactctaccgctgagccgaccggGCCAGGGCTTGTTGGGATTCTTTAAGTCCTTTCCGGCAGGGCTGTCCATGGTGCCTGAGGGCTGAGAGCAGGGCGGGTCTCTGTGGGACCCTGTTTGTCAAGAGTCAGTGGGCTCAAGGTCCTCACTCAGGGTCCTCACACTTGTGTGTTCAGAGCCTGGACGCGTCCCTCTAGTCCCACGATATGTCCAGCTGCAGTCAATGGCCTCACATAGCTGAGTACCAATGGGGCAGTCAGGACGCACTGCTAGCGCGCTTCACGGGCCTTACAGGCCTGCCCAGAGGGCCGCAACTCTGTGAGGTCCCTGCTCTTTGTGAGAGAGCCCCTCATTTAGCACTGAGTATCCTCGCCTTGCTCACTTTTGTACAAGACTCCTCTCTTTGCAGACGTGGGTTCAATCCTATGGCGCAATGCCCTTCCATCCCCGAAGCGCATAGGTGGAATTCGTGCACTCCGCAGTGGCTGCTCTTCTGGGTCTCCCAGGGGTAGGAAAAGAACTGGACTCTGTGTGGCCACCTCTGCTATTTGAGGGGTTCCCTCATAACACTCAGGGTCTTCACGTGGGTGGTTCTTGTTAGAGACCCAGTCCCTCTCTCTGCGAAAGGGAGACCACCCACATTACCCCAAAGCCCTCTCCTCCCTGAGACTTCCCAAGCTCAAACCAGCATGATATCTCTGCCAGGGGCTTCCCAGGGATGACAGCAGAGGTAACATTCCTTTTGTATGCTGTGTGCACTACCCTTAGTCATTATCAGGGTCCTGCCTTTGACAGATTCACAGTCTAGTAACTCCACCCTCTGCTTTTCCTCCTATTTTTGGTTAGATGAATCCCCTGGTCTACACTCAGGCCCCCAAATTTGATTCCTGAGATGGCCTGGGGCTGCCCTCCATCTTGACCTGAGGCCTCTGTCCTCATAGTAAGGCTTACACCGCCTGGTGACCGAAAAGGAGTAGGTAAAGTTGACCTTATCTGCCCACACCTGTCCATGGAGGCACAGGAATGAAAGCTCTGGCAGCAGGTTCCGGCCCAATGAAGGATGGTGCCACTCAAAGACCCAGTTTAGCTGCTCAATTTGAATATCAGGCAGGCCTAGTatttttccctctgttttcttGTGACCTCCACCCACAGACCCAGCCCTCACTTTCATGTTACTCTCTAATGGGAACTGATGGGTCCCTCTGGGAGACATCGCTGCCTGGGAGCTCCTAGAGCTGGCTGGGGAAGATCCTGTACGGCACGGATGACACAGGGTGTGTGTCCACACAGTGCTCCTCACTGTCCTCCTCCTGATCCCTGCATAATCTGAAGATTTCCTCTGCCTTGTTTTGAGGCTTATCCTTTCCCTACTAAGCACCCAATAACCTGAGATGCACTAGGTAGAAGTGACATGTGCCTCATGTGGTCACAGCAGCCCATGGTCTCTCCAAGCTCCCAAAATGGGGTTTGTGCTGCCCCACTCTTATGAGATGAGCTGTCCATTCAGTCTTCAGAATCTTTACCTTTGTTCCTGGCAAAATTCAGAAAATTCACTTCTGCTGACCTGTGACTGCCGACTTGGATGACATTCCTCACCTCCATGAGATCTCTGGGAGAAAGTAGGACTCACCATGCCACCATGAGTAGTGCCATAGTCACAGGTCTGACAAGGACAGGGCTCTCAGTGGCCTCCTTTCTGGGAaagatccattcatgttactCCATGTTATCATGGTGAGTCCTATTAGAAATTGGGTATCTCCCTCTGCTCTATGGGGTTTGTCCCATTCACTGCAGGATTAAGTCTCTTAGACCACCACCCCTTTTCATGAAATGTAGGTAACCTTTGTCTGGAAGCTGGTCCTTTGACCTCTGTCCAACTACAGAGCAGAATATTCTAAAGATGCACCTCTTGTGGAGCACTTTGTTGCCTCATTGCTCATTCAGGGTTTTAGCCATGTCCCTGTCATGCCTGGGATTCTGCTCTGCCGAAGATCCAGTCTGTAAATCAACACTCACTTCTCTCTGAGACCCAGCAGGCAAATGTAAGTGGGACTTGATCCCGCCTACTTTGCCTGTGTCTCCCAGGGATAACAGCAGAGGAGAGTTTCGTTGTACCTCTGTCAACTCTGAGTTAACTGGTTTTcttagaagttctttttttttttctttttttttctattaagtgagaggcagagcagcagtgagatagactcctgaatgtgctTCGTCAGGTGTCTACCGGGCCAGCCACTTTCTGGGAGATGttgtgcccatctggagccactgctccgtTATTGGGCAACTAAGGTATTTTATCACCTGACGTAAGGCCATAGAGCCTACCTCAGCACCcacggccaacttgctcaaactattcgAGCAGTGACAGGaggagcggagagagagagaggggaataaAAGGGAGGGATgtagaagctgatggtcactttcCTTGTGTGTccttactgggaatcgaacccaagacatccacatccTGGGCCACCActaccactgagaaaacaggCCAGGGTCTTATGCAAGTTATTTTCTTGGAATTTGCACCCTTCCAGGGACTCCACTCTGTGATCTGAGACTGCAGCCTACAGACAAAATCTACACATTCCAGGCCCTGAACTGAACTGTAGTGTTAGCCTCAAACAGATAACATTTTTGCACATCACTGACCACTGGGATAGAACTTTATGGGATCCTGCTGTTCAGCCTGGGTCCTGCCATCATCCTCAATAAGGTttatcacacatttttttttgtttttactgagacagagagggagtctgggagagggatagatagggacagacagacaggaatggagagagatgagaaacatcaatcatcagattttcgttgcgacaccttagttgttcattgattgttttctcatatgtaccttgactgtgggccttcagcagaccgagtaaccccttgctcgagccagtgaccttgggtccaagctggtgagcttttgctcaaaccagatgatcccgcgctcaaactgccaacctcagggtctcgaacgttggtcctccgcatcccattccaatgctctatccactgtgcccctacctggtcaggctcagtcttTTCTGTGAGAACCTGACACTCCTTCCTCTACTGACCTGGGAGCCTTGCCATTACACTAAGGCTTAGGTCCCTGAGAAGCCAGAAGAATGAGAGTATTTTCAGCCTGGAAGCTGTTTCTGAGACCCTCATGTCTGAGAGCAGATAGAGAAGGTAGCCCTGTGACCACCAACATCATGGAGTGTTAGTCTCCTCTGCCCCATATATGACAGCTTCATCTTGCTTCCTATCTTTTGGATTAAAAGCTTTCTGATAAATATAacatctcttaaaatttttaagcagCAACCACAGCACACTTGCAGAGAATGGATCCCTGTCCAGGAGTAAACTGTAGCACAAAGAAGGAGTCTACGAACAGGTGGTGGGATGTCTGgggaagaaaaatacttttatctACTCCTCTTAGTCATCCAGATGAGAATTCTCATCTAACTTCTGTTCTGATAGACTTACTTTCTATAGGGAAAAGGCTGTCCTGGATAATTTTGAGAGCCCCTGATCTTTGAGATTATCGAACACTGGAAATGAAGATGATCATACTGTCACAGACACTGtcactttcatttgtttatttttacttctcaatTGTAATGGCATTCTTCCTGTTATGGCTGTTTTCCAATACAGTAGTTTGGGAACAGGGCCATCCCTTTTACCACTTCAGATATATTTTCATGTgctgagaagaaaattaaaataagaagctCGAGGTGTGTCTCGGGGTGGGGGAAGTAGACCAGTGTGGGTTTACCATAATTCACACCAGGAATCCAGTTCCAACCTTGCCCTCTATGAGACCCATGGATTTTGCACATTAGGAAGCTTGAAGTCTATGATCTTCAGGCTCTCCCTGTACAGTGACCCTGATAAGCTCTGTTTGTGTCCAGTGGGATATATGTGATGTATGGAAAGCATTTTTCACTGAGCCTGACTTATACTGAGACCTTAGAGAATGCCCATTATAACTGTGATTATCTCTGAACTCAGATGTTATTATCAATCCAGTGAGAACTTTTTCTTACTTCTGTGTCATGTCAGAAAATATGTAgtgttttagaaaaaagaaaaccttctcATGAAACAAAAttctgcttaaaaataaaacaagggggccctggccggttggctcagcggtagagcgtcggcctagcgtgcggaggacccgggttcgatttccagccagggcacacaggagaagcacccatctacttctccacccctccgccgtgctttcctctctgtctctctcttcccctcccgcatccaaggctccattggagcaaagatggcccgggcgctggggatggcactgtggcctctgcctcaggcgctagagtggctctggtcgcaacatggcgacgcccaggatgggcagagcgtcgccccatggtgggcgtgccgggtggatcccggtcgggctcatgcgggagtctgtctgactgtctctctctgtttccagcttcagaaaaatgcaaaaaaaaaaataataataataaataaaaataaaaaaaatgcacacaaaaaataaaataataaaacaaggtaaTAGGTAATATGCTACCTCTAccccctctttactctcctttcCACATTTTCCTTAATAATTAGAGTACTGCACCTCCTTTTGCAATGATAGCTTCTCCTACAATCTATAGTTCTATGGGTAGGGGCTGGTTCTTCATTGCCTAAACATCCCCAGTGCAAGCATGAATTTTTTGAAAGTGCTGATACTCAATTAATGATTGTCAAAAATAAAAGCCATGAACGAACAGGTTGGATTCACTATGATTTATATTCTCAAACGTTCttgaaaaacataaacaaatccaGGTATATAGCTttcaaatttacaaaataaatgtagTAAGGCAAACAAATGACTAATTTTTCAATGCACCACATCTTGATCCATTTTTCTACAGAAGGGCACTTAGTTTGgctccatatcttggctgtgaCAGATACTGCTGGGTACATATAGGCAACAGAGTTATTAACATTGCAACAGCTACATAAGGTTCAGATGAGGACAAGACTTAAAGGGGTGAACACTTTTAACTGATGCAACTTCCTTATTACTATGTTGAGGAGTCAAAATGAATATATCATATGGCAgcagtcatttaaaataaataaaaaactagccAATTTTATTCTATGTATCTGTATGTACGTCTATAGTcctaaagtttctttctttctatctatctatctatctatctatctatctatcatctatatatctatctacttACCGATCTACTGCCTACTGCTACCAACTATTTTAGTACAAAGTTCTTTCACATCTCAAAGGATACTCTTATCCTCAAACCATGTTATCTAGCACTGGATCACAAAAGTGATTGAaggattttaatttaaatgtcaaAAGTAGTACTCTTAACCTGGTAAATGGCAATAAAAGTGAGATCTATATTATTTTGAAACCTGTATCTTGAATCTAAGTAAATATTCTAAAAGTATACTACTTGAAAAtaccaaacaaacagaaaaagaagccaaCAAGATATTTTGCATATTAGAAAACTGCTTAACAGGCCTTTTCAGTGCAAAAGTGAAGACTCCAGCTCGAGCTCACTCAGGGTGTGGGTCGCAGCTAGATGCGGTACTGGAGCTCCCACTGGCCTCGGAAGGAGGGCCAGCCATGGATGAGGATGCAGCTTGCTCTCTGCCCTGAGCTCTTTCTTGCTCTTCTCTCAAAGCCTTTGCATACAGAATTGGAAAGTCAGTGACGTCACAGTCATTGAGCTTGGCCAAAAACTCGAGTACTTTCAATGTGGAGGTCTCAGCTTCGGCTCTTGGACCCCACAGGAACTCATAACGTGGAGGATCACTGGAGGGCACCTGCCGGTACACCAGATATTCTTCCTGCACCAAATCTTCGGTGATAAGCTTTCTGGGCTCCCCATAGATAAAGTGTTTCTTTCCATCATAGACACCCATGAGATTTAAATATTTCCAGATCTCTGCTTCAGGGGCGCACTTGCCATTCAAGAAGATCACACCCAGTAGAGGCATCAGCATTCCTTTTATAGGAAATCTCCAGCACTTGTTAAGACTGCTAGTACCTGGAGTTTCGGTAAGGCTGTAGACGGTACCGTTGGGCTTGTCTTCTTTCAATTCTAGGCCATAGGCCACATCCAATTGCTCTGTGACCCTCCTAAGGATCTCAGGAAAATCCTTCTTGTACCATTTGTGGACTATCTTCAGCATGTCTACCTTTCTAATGGGCTTCTTCAGTTGATACTGAGAAAGCAGGTACTTCATCACCATTCTCGCCTTCCTGGTTAGAAGATCTGGATCACACAACTCAGTGGAAGTTGAGGCCTGGGGGGCATTTTTACTTTTGTGAACACGGCCTTTGGCTTTTCCTGATCTTTTGCATGAAACCCCTGCAGTGGCACCAGTGGTGTCTGGGGCACTTGGAGACACCTGCAGAGAGACAGCACCAGTGGGGCTCGAGGAGGCTTCCCCgaaaacagaagaggaagagcaagcaccctcttcttcctctcctgcagcggcCTGAACACTCTCAGGATTTTGGGGCTCAGCTCTGTTCTGGCGGCGTTTCTCACGAGCACGGAGCTTACTCTTCTGACCACGAGGCATGGTGGCTGTTGTTCAGGACAGCAGACAGAGCTCTGGGTGAACAGACAGATTATTTGGGCACCTGAGAGATGGAGAATGAGATGATATAAGCACCTTCTACAGGCAGATTCTACAGTGTGTTTACTGTAGGCAGCATTTACAGGCTATCTTGAGGACATTAACCTAAAAACTTACTAGGGTCCTATTTTCCTGAACATTCTGTCCCCTAAGAACCACATAGGGAAACACACAACCTTAAGTGTGAGCTGTGCTGCATGCTACCATCCCTATCCAAACTTACTCAGATGACAGCAGGTGATGTACTGTGGGTTCCTTTGTTCTGGCATGTGGGGTACTGCCGGTTCATCTGCAGTATTATCCTGTGAACTCTGGGCTTAGCATGGGCACCCTTACTTCCTCTACTCTGATGTTGACACCTTAATGCTCCCTTGGACCCAGGAGATAGAAGTGGAGGGGAGCCTCAGTCCACTTCTTTATCAGGACAAACCTAGTGTTCACAGCTTAGAGGAGTTCTTTGTGTCCTGAGTGTGTCTGGATCCTCAGTTGTCAGTCACGTGCCTCACCTGAGCTACTCTTAAGACCACTCCCCTTTGGCTGTGTGGTGGCCGTACCCTCAGTCTAATATTACTTCATAGATCTGATATGAAGTAAGGTGggtaaagagaaacaaacatacggtgatggaaaatgatctgactttgggtgatgggcacacaacacaatcaatagttgaAATACTattgagatgtttacctgaaacgtaTACATTCCTATGGAagaatgtcaccacattaaatttaatttctaactaAAACAAATTAGTGAGGTGGCATGCTCAACCTGACATCTCCTCCCTGAGATTTCTCCAGTGAGGGTACATGGTTGAAATGGATGCTTTAATGTCTCTTTTATTCAGGCTTGGTTGATTCTTTGAGTATTCACTCAGGTTCCTCAACTGGGCTCAGAGAAAGAAATCCTTTCCAGTAAGAGCCAAGCTCCCAGACCCAATAGGAAGAAATGAGGTTGACCTTATCTGACCAAACTTGGTCTGCTACGAGTGAAGCCTGCTGCAAGCATGTTTAGGTCCTAAGGTACTTggtttgacatagcatctgaatTCAAGGTATAATTGGACTCATGGTAATGTCATGATTTCTCCTCTCAGTCTATGGCGTTCACTTCAGTGTTATGCATCAGAATATCTGATAGGTACCACTGCCCGACATCAATTCTTGAGGAAGATAGGCAGGATTCATTGTGGCCCCACTGCTAATGTGTGGCCAATTCACAAAGCCCTCAAGGGACTCTGTGAAACGTGGCACAAATGGGAAATCTTCTTTCTGCTGACCTGAGGCTCTCCCTTTTGACTTGATGTGTCTCCTCCCCAAGATGTGCTGAGAAGAACTGAGTACAACattcttaaaacttttattattactattcctTCTGGAGGATAAGAGGACGAGAGACAGTGAGGCATACTGCCGCATGCATCTCACCAGGATCCATCAGGCAACCCCATCTGCACTACTTTTACCACCTTAGAGAGACTGTTCCAACTCAGTGCCTGGGTACACTGCAACCAATCAAACTactggctgcgggggggggggggagagaagggggaggggggaagcagatggtcgcgtTTACTGCGTGCCCTAACTGGGAGTCGAACCTGTGTCATTCATAAGCCctgcaatgctctaccactgagacgcGGCCAGAGCTGAGTACAACTCTTCATGGCGATATGCCCAAGTCTAAGAGGCTTGCAAACAGGGCTGGGTCTTTACTTGGCCCCCTGTACTTGGGGAGAGGTCCTCCCTCTTCTCACAGTGGCACAACCCAAATCCTGCTGTGGACTGTGTTCCTTTGTGTGAATTGGGCTTCCTCCACTAAAGCAAGGCCCTTAACTCTCTGAGATCACCGCAGAGGAAATGAGGGGGTCACCTCAGCCTGAGTGCTGAGCCCCGTGACACATCTGCTGTACTTCCCACTGGTCGGTGGGTGTAGCCCTCAACTCCGTAGTTACCTCGAGAGCGAATATTCCTTCACTTTTTTGTTTCCTTCGCCCGGCGCCTCCTGCAGCCGACTGCAGGAGTGGCTCCCATGTGCCCCCTTCTATGGAGGAAGGTCTGCTCTTAGTACCCAGGGCCCTCGTCCTCAACCCACTTCAGACCTGGATGTCCACCTACAAACCCGGGGCTACCGCCATATTGCCAGGCCTGCTCGCTAACACCTTCCAGGCCGAATTCAGTGTGGCCGCCCTGCTGGGGCCTCTGAGAGCCAGGTGCCTGGGAATAAGTGGGGGCGCAACTTCTTCATGTGTGCAGGTGGTTTCTACAGATATCTGGGGAGGGGGCTTACCTAGACTCTAAGTCAGTCCTGCGAATCCGCGGCACCCAGGCACTGGACAACAGTCGAAAGGAAGTGCGtggaaaaaggccctggctctTAGCGTAGTGGGTGGGTCCTTTCCTGTGGGGCTGTCCAAGGCGCCTGAGGGCTGAGAACCTGCTACCAAGTTTTAAAGGTCTGTAATGGCTAGAGGCAGGGGTCCTTTCCCCCAGAGCTTTCCGGGATTCCTGAGGGTTGAAAACAAGGGCTGGGCTCTGGGAATCCCACTGCTTGGAGTCCATGGTTCTTTTCAGGCAGGGCTGTCCAGGGTGCCTACTGCAGGCCTCCACAAAACCACAATGGCTGAATTTAGGGGTCCTTTATTACAGGGCAGTCCCGGGTGCCTGAGAGCTGAGTGTACGCTGGGCTCCGTGGGACCCCATGGGTTAGGAGCTCGTGGTTCCTCTGTGGCTGGGCTGTCTAGCATGTCTGAGAGTTTAGAGCTTAGTGCCCGGGGCAGTGTTCAAGAGACTGACTCCATTTTTTGGGATACTTTGAGTCTATAGTGtttctccatagtggctgcaccatttacaTACCCATTAACATGATAAGCATTATCTTTTCCAAATATCTGCACTTAATATGCTTAATGCTTAACATGGGAATACTCTCTTCAATTTTCAAGTGCACAATACACTATTGTTAAATAGGAGCACAGTGTTTTTCGGCAGGACTCTAGAACTcattcatcttgcaaaactgaaactatacCTGTTGAACAGCAACTCCTCATTTCTCCCTTTGCCCAAACCCTGCTTACCAACATTCTACCcgtgtttctatgtgtttgacaATTCTAGATAGCTCATATAGGAAGAATTGTGCAGTATTTACCTTCCgttgtctgacttacttcactaaGAACCGTGTCTTCCAGGTTCATTAATGTCCGATATGACaggatgttttctatttttaaggctaattaatatttcactgtatatatacagcacatttctttggctattgtgaataatggtgcAATGAGCATAGGTGTGCAGGTATCTTTTTGagatattgattttatttcctttggatatatacacaGGAATGACATTGTTGAAACATGTCATAAGTAGCAGTGTAGTAATCTTTTCAACTGCTTTTAAACTGTTTTCTCAAATGGCTGTACTAATTTATAGTCCTACCAACAGTGTGCAAAGTTTCCTTTTTTCAATACCCTCACCAATACttgattgtatttgtttttttgttttgttttgttttgttttgttttttctgaagctggaaacggggagagacagtcagacagactcccgcatgcgcccaaccgggatccacccggcacgcccaccagggggcgacactcttcccaccatggggcaatgctctgcccctccagggcattgctctgttgcgaccagagccactccagcgcctggggcagaggccaaggagccatccccagcgcccgggccatccctgctccaatggagccttggctgcgggagggaaagagagagacacagaggaaggagggcggggtggagaagcaaatgggcgtttctcctatttgccctggccggcaatcg contains:
- the LOC136317822 gene encoding melanoma-associated antigen B4-like — its product is MPRGQKSKLRAREKRRQNRAEPQNPESVQAAAGEEEEGACSSSSVFGEASSSPTGAVSLQVSPSAPDTTGATAGVSCKRSGKAKGRVHKSKNAPQASTSTELCDPDLLTRKARMVMKYLLSQYQLKKPIRKVDMLKIVHKWYKKDFPEILRRVTEQLDVAYGLELKEDKPNGTVYSLTETPGTSSLNKCWRFPIKGMLMPLLGVIFLNGKCAPEAEIWKYLNLMGVYDGKKHFIYGEPRKLITEDLVQEEYLVYRQVPSSDPPRYEFLWGPRAEAETSTLKVLEFLAKLNDCDVTDFPILYAKALREEQERAQGREQAASSSMAGPPSEASGSSSTASSCDPHPE